A stretch of Chloroflexota bacterium DNA encodes these proteins:
- a CDS encoding LL-diaminopimelate aminotransferase, whose amino-acid sequence MRPARRIESLPPYLFAEVDRRIAEKRAAGFDVISLGIGDPDLPSPPHVVDAAREAVADPRRHRYPDYYGLPEFRQAIARWYENRFGVSLHPDREVVPLIGSKEGIAHIATAFIDPGDVALVPDPGYPVYSIGTMLANGEPYFMPLRADRGFLPDLDAIPEDVVSRARLLWINYPNNPTAAVAPLSFFEEAVAFARRHNLLLCHDNAYSDVAYDGYRAPSLLQVPGAKDVGVEFHSLSKTYNMTGWRAGMMVGNPIAVEALGRVKTNVDSGIFDAIQLASIAALDGDPAWVEDRNARFQARRDAVISTLTDIGINPPVPKASLYVWAPVPRGQKSVDFCLRVLDEAAVWITPGVGFGANGEGYFRISLTVPDQRLSEALDRLSRLKLG is encoded by the coding sequence ATTCGCCCCGCCCGACGGATCGAAAGTCTCCCGCCATATCTCTTCGCGGAGGTTGACCGGCGAATCGCGGAAAAGCGCGCCGCCGGCTTCGACGTCATCAGCCTCGGAATCGGCGATCCCGACCTCCCGAGCCCACCGCACGTCGTGGACGCGGCGCGCGAGGCGGTCGCCGATCCACGCCGGCACCGCTACCCAGACTACTACGGCCTGCCAGAGTTCCGGCAGGCCATCGCCCGCTGGTATGAGAATCGATTCGGCGTCAGCCTCCATCCAGACCGCGAGGTGGTCCCCCTCATTGGCTCCAAAGAGGGCATCGCGCACATCGCCACCGCGTTTATCGACCCGGGCGACGTCGCCCTCGTGCCCGATCCGGGCTACCCCGTGTACAGCATCGGCACGATGCTCGCGAACGGCGAGCCCTACTTCATGCCGCTGCGCGCCGATCGGGGGTTCTTGCCGGACCTGGACGCCATCCCGGAGGACGTCGTCAGTCGTGCCAGGCTTCTGTGGATCAACTACCCGAACAACCCCACCGCCGCTGTCGCCCCGCTGTCCTTCTTCGAGGAGGCGGTGGCCTTTGCCCGCCGGCACAATCTTCTTCTCTGCCACGATAACGCGTACTCCGACGTCGCATACGACGGCTATCGAGCGCCCAGCCTCCTGCAGGTCCCGGGAGCGAAGGACGTGGGCGTCGAGTTTCACTCCCTCTCGAAGACCTACAACATGACCGGCTGGCGGGCCGGCATGATGGTCGGCAATCCCATCGCGGTGGAAGCGCTGGGACGGGTCAAGACGAACGTCGACAGCGGAATCTTTGATGCGATCCAGCTCGCATCGATCGCGGCCCTCGATGGGGACCCAGCGTGGGTCGAGGACCGGAACGCCCGATTCCAGGCGCGCCGCGACGCGGTGATCTCCACGCTGACGGACATCGGCATCAATCCGCCGGTCCCGAAGGCGTCCCTGTACGTTTGGGCGCCAGTCCCGCGCGGCCAGAAGTCCGTCGACTTCTGCCTGCGCGTCCTCGACGAGGCCGCGGTGTGGATCACGCCCGGCGTCGGCTTTGGCGCGAACGGCGAGGGGTACTTCAGGATCTCGCTCACGGTGCCGGACCAGCGCCTGTCCGAGGCGCTCGACCGCCTTTCGCGCCTGAAGCTGGGATAG
- the dapF gene encoding diaminopimelate epimerase: MKMHGAGNDFVLLDVLKPQTVLESGSFVDDARWARLAREMCDRHFGIGSDGLLLALPSTIADARMRMFNPDGSESASCGNGIRCLGRYVRDRYGLGAGDLRVETGAGVTTISVLDGGMVTVNMGLPVFAPAQIPTAFSGDDALDESITVGSDRIPIGCVSMGNPHAVTFVEPGALDAYPLETIGPKVERHPSFPERTNFEVCEVVAPDHMRVRVWERGAGVTLACGTGACASTVVATRAGRIRPPIRLELPGGTLTINWAPGEPVLMTGPTEYVFAGTYPMPSWWSKPGETSGEARIAKREAAVVG; the protein is encoded by the coding sequence GTGAAGATGCACGGCGCGGGAAACGACTTCGTCCTGCTCGACGTGCTCAAACCACAAACAGTGCTTGAATCCGGTTCCTTCGTCGACGATGCGCGATGGGCGCGGCTGGCGAGGGAGATGTGCGACCGACACTTCGGAATCGGGTCAGACGGTTTGCTCCTCGCCCTGCCGTCAACCATCGCGGATGCGCGGATGCGCATGTTCAATCCCGATGGGTCCGAGTCGGCGAGCTGCGGAAACGGCATCCGGTGCCTCGGCCGATACGTGCGGGACCGCTACGGCTTGGGCGCTGGTGATTTGCGCGTAGAGACCGGCGCCGGCGTAACGACGATTTCGGTGCTCGATGGCGGCATGGTGACGGTAAACATGGGGCTCCCGGTATTTGCGCCTGCCCAAATCCCGACGGCCTTCAGCGGAGACGACGCGCTCGACGAATCCATCACGGTGGGAAGCGACCGAATCCCCATCGGCTGCGTCTCGATGGGCAATCCGCATGCGGTGACGTTCGTGGAGCCCGGTGCGCTCGACGCGTATCCGCTCGAGACGATCGGGCCGAAAGTTGAGCGCCATCCGAGCTTTCCCGAGCGCACGAACTTCGAGGTCTGCGAGGTCGTCGCGCCGGACCATATGCGCGTTCGCGTGTGGGAGCGAGGCGCCGGGGTCACCCTCGCCTGCGGTACGGGCGCGTGCGCGTCCACCGTAGTCGCGACGCGAGCGGGCCGGATTCGTCCGCCCATTCGGTTGGAGCTGCCCGGCGGAACGCTGACCATCAACTGGGCGCCCGGCGAGCCGGTCCTCATGACCGGTCCGACGGAGTACGTCTTTGCCGGCACGTATCCGATGCCGTCGTGGTGGTCGAAACCGGGTGAGACCAGCGGGGAAGCCCGGATCGCCAAGAGGGAGGCCGCCGTTGTTGGGTGA